From a region of the Constantimarinum furrinae genome:
- a CDS encoding M42 family metallopeptidase, giving the protein MAKSILNKKSLTFLENYLNNAAPTGYEWDGQKLWMDYLKPYVDEFITDTYGTAVAVINPKSDFKVVIEGHADEISWYVNYISDNGLLYVVRNGGSDHQIAPSKIVDIHTKKGILKGVFGWPAIHTRSKAKEEAPKPENIFIDIGAKDKEEVEKMGVHVGCVITYPDTFHILNKDKFVCRALDNRMGGFMIAEVARLLHQNKKKLPFGLYITNSVQEEIGLRGAQMIAERLKPDVAIVTDVTHDTTTPMIDKKKQGLAEIGSGPVIAYAPAVQQKLRDLIVETAEKNKIPFQRAALSRATGTDTDAFAYSNSGVASALISLPLRYMHTTVEMVHRDDVENVINLIYETLLKIKKGETFSYFD; this is encoded by the coding sequence ATGGCTAAATCAATTCTGAATAAGAAATCATTAACCTTTCTCGAAAATTACTTAAACAATGCAGCCCCTACCGGTTACGAATGGGACGGCCAAAAGTTGTGGATGGACTACCTGAAGCCCTATGTGGATGAATTTATTACAGACACCTACGGAACAGCCGTAGCTGTTATAAATCCCAAATCTGATTTTAAAGTAGTTATCGAAGGTCATGCCGATGAAATTTCCTGGTATGTGAATTATATTAGTGATAACGGGTTACTTTATGTGGTACGTAACGGCGGTAGTGACCATCAAATTGCACCTTCCAAGATCGTTGATATACACACCAAAAAAGGAATCTTAAAAGGCGTTTTTGGCTGGCCGGCCATTCATACCCGCTCCAAGGCCAAAGAAGAGGCACCAAAGCCCGAGAATATTTTTATAGATATTGGCGCTAAAGATAAAGAAGAGGTTGAAAAAATGGGGGTTCATGTAGGCTGTGTGATCACCTACCCCGATACGTTTCACATACTCAATAAAGATAAGTTCGTTTGCAGGGCGCTGGATAATCGAATGGGCGGATTTATGATCGCTGAAGTCGCAAGACTACTTCATCAGAATAAAAAGAAGTTGCCGTTCGGGCTCTATATAACCAATTCGGTGCAGGAAGAGATCGGTTTACGCGGTGCGCAGATGATCGCCGAGAGATTAAAACCTGATGTTGCTATAGTAACCGATGTCACTCACGATACCACCACTCCTATGATCGATAAAAAGAAGCAGGGCTTGGCTGAAATTGGCTCCGGACCGGTAATTGCATATGCACCTGCAGTCCAACAAAAACTGAGAGACCTGATCGTTGAAACGGCCGAAAAAAATAAAATTCCATTTCAGCGCGCTGCCCTATCCCGTGCAACCGGTACCGATACCGATGCTTTTGCCTATAGCAACAGCGGGGTGGCAAGTGCGTTAATATCTCTGCCATTACGCTATATGCACACCACGGTAGAGATGGTGCACAGGGACGATGTAGAAAATGTTATAAATCTTATATACGAAACGCTTCTTAAAATTAAAAAAGGTGAAACCTTTAGCTATTTTGATTAA
- a CDS encoding alanine/glycine:cation symporter family protein, with the protein METINTFFSELSSYAWGLPLLILLIGGGLYLLISIRFLPFRYLGHAIAVLRGRYDNESDSGEISHFQALTTALSATVGMGNISGVAVAIFIGGPGAVFWMWVSAVIGMSTKFFTATLAILFRGKDSEGKIQGGPMYFITEGLGKKWKPLAVFFALSGLIGALPVFNVNQLTQAINDILLKPAGLYNGLWSNLIIGFSLVGITAVVILGGLSRISKTASKLVPAMVVLYFLMVVIVLGVHIDVVPYYFKLIFTDAFSASFYEGDSFLGGVLGGLILLGIKRGAFSNEAGIGTAPMAHGAAKTNEPVREGLVAMLGPAIDTLIICTLTALTILVTGVWQSSDANGVSLTATAFSEAIPTFGKYGLLLCIAVFSISSLFSYSYYGTKCMSFLFGAKHQGWYNYFYIISILIGATTTLSLMINLIDSFFAFMAVPTMVATLLLSPKVNREARSYFARLKKP; encoded by the coding sequence TTGGAAACAATCAATACTTTTTTTTCAGAACTCTCATCATATGCCTGGGGGCTTCCTCTATTGATCTTATTAATTGGTGGCGGACTATATCTTCTTATTAGTATTAGGTTTTTGCCATTTCGCTATTTGGGTCACGCTATCGCGGTGCTTAGAGGACGGTACGATAATGAAAGCGATTCGGGTGAGATTAGTCATTTTCAGGCATTGACGACTGCCTTATCTGCCACTGTCGGGATGGGAAATATTTCAGGGGTAGCTGTTGCCATATTTATAGGAGGTCCTGGTGCAGTATTCTGGATGTGGGTGAGCGCTGTGATTGGAATGTCCACCAAATTTTTTACAGCAACTCTTGCCATTTTATTCAGAGGAAAAGACAGCGAAGGGAAGATTCAAGGTGGTCCTATGTATTTTATTACCGAAGGACTGGGAAAGAAATGGAAACCTCTGGCAGTTTTCTTTGCTCTTTCAGGACTTATTGGAGCTTTGCCGGTCTTTAATGTAAATCAGTTAACACAGGCGATCAATGACATTCTCTTAAAACCTGCCGGTTTGTATAATGGTTTATGGAGTAATCTCATCATCGGATTCTCACTGGTGGGTATCACTGCTGTGGTGATCCTTGGCGGACTCTCAAGAATTAGTAAGACGGCGTCGAAATTAGTGCCTGCGATGGTTGTACTTTACTTTTTGATGGTCGTAATTGTTTTAGGGGTTCATATTGATGTTGTTCCTTATTATTTCAAACTGATATTCACCGATGCATTTTCGGCTTCCTTCTATGAAGGAGACAGTTTTCTTGGTGGTGTATTAGGAGGATTGATCCTTTTAGGAATAAAGCGCGGAGCCTTTTCCAATGAAGCCGGTATAGGGACAGCGCCAATGGCGCACGGGGCAGCAAAGACTAATGAGCCTGTTCGAGAAGGCTTAGTGGCTATGTTGGGACCTGCCATCGATACCTTAATCATTTGCACATTAACCGCGCTCACCATTCTTGTAACGGGAGTCTGGCAATCCAGCGATGCCAATGGAGTGAGTTTAACTGCTACAGCTTTCAGTGAAGCAATTCCCACATTTGGAAAGTACGGATTACTGCTTTGTATTGCAGTTTTCAGTATTTCCTCCCTCTTTTCGTATTCCTATTACGGTACAAAATGTATGTCCTTCTTATTTGGAGCCAAGCATCAGGGATGGTACAATTATTTTTATATCATAAGTATTCTAATTGGGGCGACCACAACGCTAAGTTTGATGATCAACCTAATCGATTCCTTCTTTGCCTTTATGGCTGTTCCTACCATGGTGGCAACATTGTTATTGTCGCCAAAAGTGAACAGAGAAGCACGATCGTATTTTGCCAGACTAAAAAAGCCTTAG
- a CDS encoding MBOAT family O-acyltransferase, which translates to MIGRKKRRFQNVVLLLSSYVFYGLWDWRFLGLLIASSLIDFIAAKAIHNSDNKVSRKLWLAFSIFWNLGILITFKYFNFFIGSFAELFSLQLSVETYSIWNVIIPVGLSFYTFQTMSYTIDVFRRKQKPTKNLLEFCCFVAFFPQLVAGPIERANKLLPQFESQREFSLKNAKDGLRQILWGLFKKILVADKLGIAVTMVYNDPEAYGSLTLIYATVLFCFQIYCDFSGYTDIALGTAKLFGFKLSKNFHFPYLSQSITNLWQRWHITLTNWFTDYVYIPFVKSRKQVNFWSRGFGLLITMVLVGLWHGANWTFVAFGLFNGIVLVAERIPLNSKKYTLKKYLHSAPRIVPFIYVFIMAGIAAVFFRAENIDQAALILKRIFTLAPDDRISSLIGSKLWYFVIMIIAEMLTRKKDFPLQDIERFFPRPVRWVLYYILIFLIIRYAEPKEAFLYFQF; encoded by the coding sequence ATGATAGGCAGAAAAAAGCGGCGTTTTCAGAATGTTGTATTACTCCTATCGAGCTATGTTTTTTACGGTCTCTGGGATTGGCGATTTCTAGGTTTGTTGATCGCAAGCTCTTTAATTGATTTCATAGCTGCAAAAGCGATCCATAACTCAGACAATAAAGTCAGCAGAAAATTATGGCTCGCATTCAGTATATTCTGGAATCTCGGTATACTCATCACCTTCAAATATTTCAATTTCTTTATCGGTAGTTTCGCCGAATTATTTTCACTGCAATTGAGTGTTGAAACCTATTCGATCTGGAATGTTATCATTCCGGTTGGCCTTAGCTTCTATACCTTCCAGACCATGAGCTATACCATCGATGTCTTCCGAAGAAAACAAAAACCCACTAAAAATTTACTTGAATTCTGTTGTTTTGTGGCCTTCTTTCCTCAACTTGTGGCGGGTCCTATTGAACGAGCTAATAAATTGCTTCCACAATTTGAATCGCAGCGAGAATTCAGCCTTAAAAATGCAAAAGACGGATTAAGACAAATCCTTTGGGGATTGTTTAAAAAAATACTGGTGGCCGATAAATTAGGCATAGCGGTCACTATGGTATACAACGACCCGGAAGCTTATGGGTCGCTAACACTTATTTATGCGACAGTGCTCTTTTGTTTTCAGATATACTGTGATTTTTCCGGTTATACGGATATCGCATTAGGAACAGCGAAGCTCTTCGGATTTAAACTGAGCAAAAATTTTCATTTTCCGTATCTCTCACAAAGTATCACGAATCTCTGGCAACGTTGGCATATTACCCTTACGAACTGGTTTACAGACTATGTTTACATCCCCTTCGTTAAAAGCCGAAAACAAGTCAATTTTTGGTCTCGAGGTTTTGGCTTACTCATTACCATGGTCTTAGTTGGATTGTGGCACGGAGCAAACTGGACCTTTGTTGCTTTTGGATTATTTAACGGTATAGTTTTGGTCGCTGAGCGAATTCCATTAAATTCAAAAAAATATACCTTAAAAAAATACCTGCATAGCGCCCCAAGAATCGTTCCTTTTATATATGTATTCATTATGGCCGGTATCGCTGCAGTATTTTTTAGGGCTGAAAACATAGATCAAGCTGCCCTTATTCTAAAAAGGATATTTACGCTTGCTCCCGATGACAGAATATCTTCTTTAATAGGTTCGAAACTATGGTATTTTGTCATCATGATCATCGCCGAAATGTTAACCAGAAAAAAAGATTTTCCTCTGCAGGATATAGAACGGTTTTTTCCGAGACCTGTACGATGGGTATTGTATTATATTTTAATCTTTTTGATCATCAGATATGCCGAACCTAAGGAGGCCTTTTTATATTTTCAGTTTTAA
- a CDS encoding putative quinol monooxygenase encodes MFTRIVKMEFKATEVPAFLSNFENVKNKIRSFPGCRFLELYRDKNDDTIFFTYSRWEMEQDLENYRKSALFKEVWAQTKPKFRIKAEAWSVDTLYREM; translated from the coding sequence ATGTTTACAAGAATTGTAAAAATGGAATTTAAAGCCACAGAGGTACCCGCTTTTCTTTCTAATTTTGAAAACGTAAAAAATAAAATACGCTCGTTTCCCGGATGTAGGTTTCTCGAATTGTATCGGGATAAGAATGATGATACAATCTTTTTTACCTATAGTCGTTGGGAAATGGAGCAGGATCTTGAAAATTACAGAAAGAGTGCTCTGTTTAAAGAAGTTTGGGCACAAACCAAGCCAAAGTTCAGAATAAAAGCAGAAGCCTGGAGCGTGGATACTTTGTATCGTGAAATGTGA
- a CDS encoding PhoH family protein, whose amino-acid sequence MNELIIELTEISPRDFFGLQNANIDLLKKYFPKLKIVARGSKIRAYGDEEILEEFDTRLTMLLEHFAKYNKLDENEIERILQSESKEDYETPPSSNEVLVHGVNGKLIKAQTANQRKLVNLMSKNDMVFAVGPAGTGKTYTGVALAVKALKEKQVKRIILTRPAVEAGENLGFLPGDLKEKLDPYMQPLYDALRDMVPHEKLESHIEKGVIQIAPLAFMRGRTLDNAFVILDEAQNTTHAQMKMFLTRMGKNAKFMITGDPGQIDLPRRVISGLKEALLVLKDVDGVGMIYLDDKDVIRHRLVKKVIAAYKAIENVD is encoded by the coding sequence TTGAATGAACTTATTATTGAATTAACCGAAATTAGCCCAAGAGATTTTTTCGGACTTCAGAATGCTAATATCGACCTTCTGAAAAAATACTTTCCTAAACTAAAGATCGTTGCCCGGGGCAGTAAAATAAGGGCTTATGGCGACGAAGAGATTCTCGAAGAATTCGACACAAGACTTACCATGCTCCTCGAACATTTTGCCAAGTACAACAAGCTTGATGAAAACGAGATAGAGCGAATCCTCCAAAGTGAGAGTAAGGAAGATTACGAAACTCCTCCAAGTAGTAATGAAGTTCTTGTACATGGGGTTAATGGGAAACTAATCAAGGCTCAAACTGCCAATCAGCGTAAGCTGGTTAACCTCATGAGTAAAAATGATATGGTATTTGCAGTTGGTCCGGCCGGAACGGGGAAAACCTATACCGGTGTGGCACTCGCGGTTAAAGCACTAAAAGAGAAGCAGGTAAAACGAATTATATTAACCAGACCTGCCGTGGAGGCCGGAGAAAATTTGGGTTTTTTACCGGGCGACCTCAAGGAGAAGCTCGATCCGTATATGCAACCTTTGTATGACGCATTGCGCGATATGGTCCCACATGAAAAGCTAGAGTCTCATATTGAAAAAGGGGTAATCCAGATCGCACCATTAGCATTTATGCGGGGTCGTACCTTAGATAATGCTTTTGTAATTCTTGACGAAGCACAAAATACCACGCACGCACAAATGAAGATGTTTCTCACCCGTATGGGTAAGAACGCTAAATTTATGATTACCGGTGACCCTGGACAGATCGATCTTCCTAGACGGGTTATTTCAGGATTAAAGGAAGCTTTGTTGGTTTTAAAAGACGTGGATGGGGTAGGTATGATCTATCTTGATGATAAGGATGTCATTCGTCACCGATTGGTAAAAAAGGTGATCGCTGCGTACAAAGCGATAGAAAATGTAGACTAA
- the gldF gene encoding gliding motility-associated ABC transporter permease subunit GldF → MYPIIKREIASFFAGPIGYLVIAVFLVINGLFLWVFPGNYNILDAGFADLSAFFELAPWVLLFLIPAVTMRSFSDELKMGTLELLLTKPISVRSIVLGKYFGAITLIIIAIVPTLLYVLTISQLGNPEGNWDGGSTLGSYIGLLFLVIAYAAIGVFSSTLSENQIVAFIIAVFLCFALFYGFEGLAGLISEFPIENFGMKAHFDSVARGVIDTRDVIYFLSIALVFIGLTVLRLKKS, encoded by the coding sequence ATGTACCCAATAATTAAAAGAGAAATAGCGTCATTTTTTGCCGGACCCATCGGGTATCTGGTTATTGCTGTTTTTTTGGTGATCAACGGACTCTTTCTCTGGGTGTTTCCCGGGAATTACAATATTCTCGATGCCGGATTTGCAGATCTTTCAGCATTTTTTGAATTGGCTCCCTGGGTGCTTCTTTTCCTGATTCCGGCTGTGACCATGCGCAGTTTCAGTGACGAACTAAAAATGGGTACACTGGAATTATTGCTTACAAAGCCTATTTCGGTGCGAAGTATCGTTCTTGGAAAATATTTTGGGGCCATAACTCTTATCATCATTGCAATTGTACCTACACTACTGTATGTTCTTACCATATCACAATTGGGTAATCCAGAAGGGAACTGGGATGGAGGTTCTACACTGGGCTCTTATATAGGTTTATTGTTTTTAGTAATTGCGTATGCAGCCATAGGCGTTTTTTCCTCAACACTTTCTGAAAACCAGATCGTAGCATTTATCATTGCAGTGTTTTTATGTTTTGCACTGTTTTATGGATTTGAGGGATTGGCCGGACTAATTTCAGAATTTCCCATTGAAAACTTTGGAATGAAAGCTCATTTCGACAGTGTAGCCAGAGGAGTGATCGATACGCGCGACGTGATTTACTTCTTAAGCATTGCATTGGTATTTATTGGTTTAACGGTCTTACGTCTTAAAAAAAGCTAA
- a CDS encoding DNA topoisomerase IB gives MVIHAPQVKKILDNPVEAAKMANLIYITEKKLTIKRHRHGRGFYYTRNKEKIKSKTDLKRIKSLVIPPAWEDVRITHLKNGHLQVVGRDEKNRKQYQYHPAWSEIKNKTKYFKMTAFGAVLPKIRSQIEADLKLKTMTKRKCLALVLRLMEETHIRIGNAYYAKKNKTYGLSTMRMKHLDVLKHKIKFEFVGKKGKKHAVEVKDKKLRKLVMQCEEIPGWELFQYYDENGKHHSIDSGMVNDYIQEISGEHFSAKDFRTWAASKLFFEYLYEAGIPKTKKELKSNILSAYDAAASGLGNTRAVCRKYYVHPILPQKYEDGSIEFYLKKLNHESDIETIPHFSRTETVLLQLLKQYKITLDA, from the coding sequence ATGGTAATACATGCACCTCAGGTTAAAAAGATTTTAGACAATCCAGTTGAAGCGGCCAAAATGGCCAACCTGATTTATATTACTGAGAAAAAGCTGACCATTAAACGACATCGTCACGGTCGCGGATTCTATTACACCCGGAACAAGGAAAAAATTAAGAGTAAGACTGATCTCAAGCGCATAAAATCTTTGGTTATTCCTCCAGCCTGGGAAGATGTGAGGATCACCCATCTAAAAAATGGTCATTTGCAAGTAGTTGGGCGAGACGAAAAGAATCGCAAACAATACCAGTACCATCCTGCCTGGTCTGAGATTAAGAACAAAACCAAATATTTTAAAATGACAGCCTTTGGTGCTGTGCTACCGAAGATCAGATCGCAGATCGAAGCAGACCTGAAGCTAAAAACCATGACCAAACGTAAATGCTTAGCATTGGTTCTCAGGCTTATGGAAGAAACGCATATTCGGATCGGGAATGCGTATTATGCAAAAAAGAATAAGACGTATGGACTATCTACCATGCGTATGAAACATCTCGATGTATTAAAGCACAAAATTAAATTTGAGTTTGTTGGAAAAAAGGGAAAAAAACATGCCGTAGAGGTAAAAGACAAAAAGCTGCGAAAATTAGTAATGCAATGCGAAGAAATACCCGGTTGGGAGTTGTTTCAGTATTACGATGAGAATGGAAAACACCACAGCATTGACAGTGGTATGGTAAACGATTACATACAGGAAATATCGGGTGAACATTTCTCGGCCAAGGATTTCAGAACCTGGGCAGCCAGTAAATTATTTTTTGAATATTTATACGAAGCAGGGATACCTAAAACCAAAAAAGAGTTAAAATCAAATATTCTAAGTGCTTATGATGCTGCAGCATCCGGTCTTGGCAATACACGTGCGGTGTGTCGAAAATATTATGTTCATCCTATTCTGCCCCAAAAATATGAAGATGGTAGTATTGAGTTTTATTTAAAGAAACTAAATCACGAATCTGATATTGAAACTATACCTCATTTTTCTCGAACAGAGACTGTGTTGTTGCAATTGCTCAAGCAATATAAAATAACGCTGGATGCGTAA
- a CDS encoding SAM hydrolase/SAM-dependent halogenase family protein, which translates to MPIITLTTDFGEKDHFAGGVKGAIYSELDDVRIVDISHSVSPFHISEAAYIIQNAYRSFPQGTVHIIGIDSGLNPENKHIAVYLDGHYFICANNGIISMLASEINPEKIVEINIHDRIDSNFPVLDVFVKVACHLARGGTLEVIGKPISELKELTGIRPVVNREANQIIGNVIYIDNYGNVVSNITKSLFDEVGKGRPFKITARTASFNKVYTNYSDAINFDLPPEKREEDGKKLALWNSSNYLELAIYKSNPSTVGSASTLFGLEFRDTVTVNFDAT; encoded by the coding sequence ATGCCCATCATAACGCTTACAACCGATTTTGGAGAGAAAGATCACTTTGCAGGAGGGGTAAAAGGTGCTATTTACAGTGAATTGGACGATGTAAGGATTGTTGATATCTCGCATTCGGTATCACCGTTTCATATCTCAGAGGCTGCATATATCATTCAGAATGCCTATCGTAGTTTTCCGCAGGGTACGGTTCATATCATTGGAATCGATTCGGGACTAAACCCCGAGAACAAACATATTGCCGTATATCTGGATGGGCATTATTTTATCTGTGCCAACAACGGGATCATTTCAATGCTGGCTTCAGAAATAAATCCGGAAAAGATCGTTGAAATCAACATACACGATCGTATTGACAGTAATTTTCCCGTTCTGGATGTCTTTGTAAAAGTAGCATGTCATTTAGCAAGAGGCGGAACCTTAGAAGTTATTGGGAAACCCATTTCAGAATTAAAAGAACTTACAGGCATTCGTCCGGTGGTGAACCGGGAGGCAAACCAGATCATAGGAAATGTGATCTATATTGACAACTACGGAAATGTGGTGTCTAACATCACCAAGAGTTTGTTCGATGAAGTTGGAAAAGGCCGCCCCTTTAAAATAACTGCCCGTACTGCCAGCTTTAATAAGGTGTACACCAATTACAGTGATGCGATCAATTTTGACCTCCCTCCTGAAAAGCGTGAAGAAGACGGGAAGAAACTCGCACTGTGGAACAGTAGTAATTATCTGGAATTGGCCATTTACAAAAGTAATCCCTCAACTGTAGGAAGTGCCTCTACCCTATTCGGCCTCGAATTTCGTGATACCGTAACTGTAAACTTTGATGCGACCTAA
- a CDS encoding DUF4294 domain-containing protein, which produces MKFIRALCLCMLVFPFSGISQTTYEYVEKSDDSTETFYYIIEGDTIPREFIDLEEVVLLNKLEFNSREDRRRYLILRRKTRKVYPYAKLAAERLTTMTERLAKIEKKGARRRYTKRVQKYIEEEFSEKLKKLTRTEGQILVKLIHRQTGRTAFELVKELRTGWRAFWYNTTANMFDITIKEEYRPFDVKEDYLIEDILERSFQANVLERQKPAFEIDYLDLTSHWNKKTVDK; this is translated from the coding sequence ATGAAATTTATTAGAGCACTATGTCTATGCATGCTGGTCTTTCCTTTTTCGGGAATTTCACAGACTACCTATGAGTATGTCGAAAAAAGCGATGACAGCACCGAAACGTTTTATTATATCATTGAAGGAGATACCATCCCCAGAGAATTCATCGATCTGGAGGAGGTTGTCCTTCTCAATAAGCTTGAATTCAATTCCAGGGAAGACAGACGGCGTTACCTTATTTTAAGACGTAAGACACGAAAGGTCTATCCTTATGCCAAACTTGCCGCGGAACGACTTACCACTATGACCGAGCGATTGGCTAAGATTGAAAAAAAAGGAGCGAGGAGGAGATATACCAAACGGGTACAAAAGTATATTGAGGAAGAATTTTCTGAAAAATTAAAGAAGCTTACCCGCACCGAAGGTCAGATTTTAGTAAAATTAATTCACCGTCAAACAGGCAGAACAGCCTTTGAGCTTGTAAAAGAGTTGCGCACCGGTTGGCGTGCCTTCTGGTATAACACTACGGCCAATATGTTCGATATAACCATCAAGGAGGAATATCGACCTTTCGATGTAAAGGAAGATTATTTGATTGAAGATATTCTGGAGCGATCTTTTCAGGCCAATGTATTGGAACGACAGAAGCCGGCTTTTGAAATTGATTATCTGGACCTTACCTCACATTGGAACAAAAAAACTGTTGATAAATAA
- a CDS encoding acyloxyacyl hydrolase yields the protein MRQLLTVSLLFLPLFIVAQELSDKQNNSFIFTTEVMVGQSAESNSNYPERNLQYQLWANFGWDQSKNWQEWAQRMKKVRTGIGLGYTNFGNSDSLGSAITLMPNIEFNAFRSDRLKVNVGMGGSYFTKKYDPLTNPNNQGITTDLAWSFRLFMYYNFLTGEKIDWRMGIGYSHHSNGHTRLPNQGVNSFLLSLSADLKSNIANTSEEIDINRYTRSSYSYLSLRSGYGINVLSGAYNDKKGIYTVSGAYGKVLNNTFRIGVGAYYRFYQHYYDYIEGNESLVQDGREFESFKMNPGWNASNIGIYLNGEFLLNHFGIDLGIGYNLHKPAYKIDWRINQGWDNTPREIPEYWMLGEFDSKFKLKHAILTRMGLKYYLIGTTKAPKNNLYLGFHINANLGQADFTELSLGYVYSFNFMNREDKP from the coding sequence ATGAGGCAATTACTAACCGTATCACTCTTATTTCTTCCATTGTTTATAGTAGCTCAAGAGCTGTCGGATAAGCAAAATAACAGTTTTATATTCACTACTGAAGTCATGGTTGGCCAATCGGCTGAATCGAATAGTAATTACCCCGAGAGAAATCTGCAGTATCAATTATGGGCGAATTTCGGTTGGGATCAATCCAAAAATTGGCAGGAATGGGCGCAACGCATGAAAAAAGTTCGAACAGGAATTGGTCTGGGCTATACCAACTTTGGCAATTCAGACAGTTTGGGGAGCGCGATAACACTTATGCCCAATATAGAGTTTAATGCCTTTCGCAGTGATCGGTTAAAGGTTAATGTAGGTATGGGCGGTTCATATTTTACCAAAAAATACGACCCCCTTACCAATCCAAACAATCAAGGCATCACTACAGACCTGGCCTGGTCGTTTCGCTTATTCATGTATTATAATTTTTTAACGGGCGAAAAAATCGATTGGCGTATGGGGATTGGGTACTCTCACCATTCAAACGGACATACAAGATTACCCAACCAAGGGGTGAATTCCTTTCTGTTAAGTCTTTCGGCAGATTTAAAAAGCAATATAGCCAACACTTCCGAGGAAATTGATATTAATCGTTACACGCGTTCATCTTATAGTTACCTCTCCTTAAGATCGGGCTATGGAATTAACGTCTTGTCCGGTGCTTACAACGACAAAAAAGGAATTTACACGGTTTCGGGAGCGTATGGAAAAGTCCTTAACAATACGTTCAGAATAGGTGTTGGAGCGTATTACAGGTTTTATCAGCACTATTACGATTATATTGAAGGCAATGAGTCATTGGTACAGGATGGACGTGAATTTGAATCCTTCAAGATGAATCCCGGATGGAACGCCTCTAATATTGGAATTTATTTGAACGGTGAATTTTTACTGAATCACTTCGGAATTGATCTCGGCATTGGGTACAATCTTCATAAACCGGCGTACAAGATCGACTGGAGAATCAATCAAGGATGGGATAACACCCCTAGAGAGATCCCTGAGTACTGGATGTTAGGGGAATTTGATTCAAAGTTTAAACTGAAGCATGCTATTTTGACCAGAATGGGTTTGAAATATTATCTTATTGGAACAACAAAAGCTCCCAAAAACAATCTTTATCTGGGCTTTCATATCAATGCCAACCTCGGACAGGCCGACTTTACTGAACTTAGTTTGGGATATGTGTACAGTTTTAATTTTATGAATCGCGAAGATAAGCCCTAA
- a CDS encoding phosphoribosylaminoimidazolesuccinocarboxamide synthase, translating to MSNTLTSTNFNFPGQKSVYRGKVREVYTLENDIMVMIATDRLSAFDVVMPKGIPYKGQILNQIATKMLNETSDIVPNWLIATPDPNVAVGHACEPFKVEMVIRGYMSGHAAREYKLGKRMLCGVAMPDKMKENDAFPHPIITPATKAEKGDHDEDISREEILNRDIVSEEDYLQLEDFTRKLFQRGTEIAAGRGLILVDTKYEFGKTKDGRIVLIDEIHTPDSSRYFYAEGYAERQENNEPQKQLSKEFVRQWLIQNGFQGLEGQEVPDMTDQYIETVSERYIELYENITGETFKKADLSNIENRIDNNVRAYLRDS from the coding sequence ATGAGTAATACCCTTACCAGTACAAATTTTAACTTTCCGGGTCAGAAATCGGTTTACCGCGGAAAGGTGCGCGAAGTATATACTTTGGAGAACGATATTATGGTGATGATCGCAACCGACAGACTCAGTGCTTTCGATGTGGTCATGCCAAAGGGAATTCCCTATAAGGGTCAGATTTTAAATCAGATTGCTACAAAAATGCTGAATGAAACCAGCGATATTGTTCCCAACTGGCTAATTGCCACCCCAGATCCCAACGTAGCTGTTGGACATGCCTGTGAACCTTTTAAGGTAGAAATGGTGATCCGAGGGTATATGAGTGGCCATGCTGCCAGAGAATACAAATTGGGAAAACGAATGCTGTGTGGTGTGGCCATGCCGGACAAAATGAAAGAAAACGATGCTTTTCCCCATCCTATTATAACACCGGCGACCAAGGCGGAGAAAGGAGATCACGATGAAGATATTTCACGCGAAGAGATCCTAAATCGTGATATTGTTTCGGAAGAGGATTATTTACAACTTGAAGATTTTACCCGAAAATTGTTTCAACGAGGAACTGAAATTGCTGCCGGACGAGGTCTTATTCTGGTGGATACAAAATATGAATTCGGAAAAACGAAGGACGGAAGAATCGTTCTTATCGATGAAATTCATACGCCCGATTCTTCGAGATATTTCTATGCCGAAGGCTATGCTGAAAGACAGGAAAATAATGAACCTCAAAAACAGCTTAGCAAGGAATTTGTTCGGCAATGGTTAATACAGAACGGTTTCCAAGGTCTCGAAGGTCAGGAAGTGCCCGATATGACGGACCAATATATTGAAACCGTTTCAGAGCGATATATTGAACTCTACGAAAATATTACCGGAGAAACATTTAAGAAAGCAGATCTATCCAATATTGAGAATAGAATTGACAACAATGTTAGGGCTTATCTTCGCGATTCATAA